The genome window AAATTTCAGCCCTTATCGATCTCGCTCAAAGAAGGCTTCATTGATGAGCAGCTTAAGCTGGTTTGTTATACGGATCACCAGATTTTTGATCGATACTACAAATACCGCGTTCGCGATAAATTTTCCAAGTCCAAGGCGCTTACCCTGCGTGAACTAAAAACCCTGAAACCAGGTGATTATGTTACGCACGTTGACCACGGGATTGGCCGCTTCGCCGGCATGGAAAAAGTGGACGTTGGCGGCAAGGAACAGGAAGCAATCCGCCTGATTTACCGCGACAACGACGTTTTGCTGGTTAGCATTCACTCACTGCACAAAATTGCCAAATACAGCGGCAAGGAAGGTGGGCCGCCGACCATGAGCAAATTAGGCTCTCAGGAATGGGAGATCAAGAAATCGCGGGTTAAGAAGCAGGTCAAGGACATTGCGAAGGAATTGATTTCGCTGTATGCCAAGCGGCGCAACGCACCGGGATACGCCTACTCCCGGGATAGTTTTTTGCAAGCCGAGCTGGAATCCTCATTCCTTTACGAAGATACACCCGACCAGGCCAAAGCAACCAACGACGTGAAAGACGACATGGAGCAGTCGCACCCAATGGACCGGCTGGTCTGCGGTGACGTTGGTTTCGGGAAAACAGAAGTGGCCATTCGGGCCGCGTTTAAGGCGGCTTGTGACAACAAGCAGGTAGCGGTGCTGGTGCCAACTACTATTCTGGCCATGCAGCATTACAATACCTTCCGGGAACGTCTGGCTAATTTTCCGGTAAAAGTAGAATACATCAACCGATTCCGGAGTTCAACGCAAATTAAAGAAACACTTAAACGCGTCGCAGCTGGCGAAACGCAAATTCTGATTGGCACCCACCGCATTGTTAACAAAGACGTTAAGTTTAAAGATTTGGGCTTGCTGGTCATTGATGAAGAGCAGAAATTTGGGGTTAAAGTAAAAGATCGCCTGAAGGAAATGCGCGTGGAGGTTGATGTGCTGACGCTTACGGCCACACCCATTCCGCGCACGCTGCATTTTTCGCTCATGGGCGCCCGCGATTTGTCGGTCATTGCAACACCTCCGCCGAATCGCCAGCCGGTTACGACCGAAATTCACCAGTTCAACGAAGCCGTGATTCGCGATGCGATCAGCTACGAAGTTCGCCGGGGTGGGCAAGTCTTTTTTGTGCATAACCGCGTTAACGATGTGGAATCCATCGCCAATCTGATCATGCGTCTGGTTCCCGATGCCAAAGCGGGCGTCGCACATGGGCAGATGGAAGGGGACAAGCTAGAGCGGGTAATGACGAAATTTATCGAAGGGGATTATGACGTGCTGGTCTCGACGAATATCATCGAATCGGGGCTGGATATTCCTAACGCCAATACCATTTTGATTAACCAGGCCCATATGTTTGGCCTTTCGGACCTTCACCAGATGCGTGGTCGGGTAGGGCGTTCTAACCGGAAGGCCTTTTGTTATTTGCTAACTCCCGCCCTTTCCCTGCTCACTTCCGACGCGCGCAAGCGCTTGCAAACGCTGGAAGATTTCTCGGAATTGGGTGAGGGATTCAAAATTGCCATGCGCGATTTGGACATTCGCGGGGCAGGTAATTTACTCGGTGCTGAACAAAGTGGCTTTATAACCGATTTAGGGTATGAAATGTACCATAAAATTCTGGATGAAGCGGTTCAGGAATTGAAAGAAACGGAGTTTAAGGATCTTTTCGCCCCTTCTGAAGATTTGTTCAAAGCGTTGTTGCCGGATACGGTTATTGAGACGGATCTGGAAGTAATCATTCCGGAAAGATACGTATCCAATATTTCTGAACGTCTGGCGTTGTATTCAAGGTTGGATAACCTTCAGACCCAGCAGGAATTAGCGGAATTCCGTACTTCGCTTATTGACCGGTTCGGTCCGTTGCCAGAAGCGGTGGAAAATGTCATTAAGTTAGTGACTGTCCGCTGGAAAGCAGAGCGTTTACAGCTTGAAAAATTGACCCTTAAGAATAATATCCTGAAGGGTACCTTCGTTTCAGAAGGGAATGATGATTTCTTTAAGTCGGGGCAGTTTGGCAAGGTGATCGAATACATTCAGAAAAACTCGAAAAACTGCTCGTTGAAAGAAATACGAGGAAAGCTGGTTTTCAATCAATCAGACGTATTTTCGGTAGATCAAATGGACGATATTTTGGGCCAGATGCTTGTCTGACATTGGCAAACAAAAGCCGAAGGGGCGCAGGTGTTCGGATGTTTGCAGACAAAGTAATATTTTTGAATTCTATTTAGTTACATAAACACAATGAATCGAAAGCAACCGTTACGTTCTATTGCCGTTTTATTGGCCTTCACCGTAGCGTTCGCTGCGTGTAAGAGTAAACACCCAACGAGCGTTAAGCCGGGTAAAGAAAGTACGGCCACGGGCATCGCTTATAACCAGAAAGATGGTTTTCAGGTCGCGAAATACAAAGGACAATCGGCAGGTCCAAACCTTGTATTCGTTGAAGGTGGCCGGTTCACGATGGGAGCCCTGGAAGAAGATGTGATGAACTCGCGCGATAACCGCGAGCGGACGGTAAGTATTCAATCGTTCTATATGGACGAAACTGAAATTGCCAACCTTCACTACCTGGAGTATCTGAACGCGATTCAGAAAGATTCATCGGAAGAAGTTTATACGCGGGCTTTACCAGATACAAACGTATGGACGCATCCACTTTCGTATAACGACCCTTACGTGACGCAGTATCTGCGTTTCCCTGGCTTCCGTTATTATCCGGTAGTTGGTGTATCGTGGGTTCAGGCAAACGATTATTCGATCTGGCGGACGAATGCTGTAAACGCAAACCTGGCCGGAAAGTCTAATTCGTCGAAGAAAGGTTTTTCACTGAAACGGAAGAAAAAAGGCGAAGTTGATGGTGCAGAACAAGCTCCTGCGGAACAGGAAGTTAAAAACTCTCAATCAAACTACGCTCTGGAAAGCGGTACAATTTTACCAAACTACCGTCTGCCATCTGAAGCAGAATGGGAATATGCGGCCAAAGCATTGATCGGTACTCAGTATTTGGATGAAAATCAATCCAATCAGCGTATTTATCCATGGGACGGTTCATCGGTACGGAATGCACAACGCGGCCGGAAGCAAGGACAAATGCTGGCAAACTTCAAACGCGGTCGTGGTGACTACGCTGGTATCGCCGGAAAATCAAACGATGGTGCCATTATCACCCAGGAAATTTACGAATATCCGCCAAACGACTTCGGTCTTTACAACATGGCTGGTAACGTTAACGAGTGGGTATATGACGTTTATCGTCCACTATCGTATCAAGATGTGAACGATTTGAACCCGCTGCGTCGGAATGGTTATTTGGACGAAGAAAAAAATTACGACAGCAAGAACAGCAACTCACTGATCAACGATAAAGTTCGTGTTTATAAAGGTGGTTCTTGGTCTGATGTATCGTATTGGTTGTCGCCAGGTACACGCCGTTTCATGGATCAGGATTCAGCTACTGCTACCATTGGTTTCCGTTGCGCCATGATTGCTGGAGGGCGGAACAAGTAATAAAATATAATTTAGGGACTAGCGGCCACTCGATTATCGGGTGGCCGCTATTGTTATAATCCCAATCGATTGTGCTCCGGCAGCTAGTAAAGCTGTAGCGCAGGCTTCTAAAGTTGCACCCGTGGTTAAGACGTCGTCAACGAGCAGGATTCGTTTGTTTTGAACGCGAGCTTTATCTTTCACACTAAATACTTGGCTTACGTTTTCCCAGCGGGATATTCGGTTCATTCCGGTCTGGCTAAGCGTGTACCGATTTCGTATCAGCGTATTATAACTCCAGGAGATACCAAGCATCTCTGATAGTCCTTTAGCAAACCAGTCGCTTTGATTGTAGCCTCTTTGCCGAAGACGGGTTGGGTGGAGAGGAACCCCAATAATCAGGTCAATGTCATGCTGTAGCATTCGCGCTTCGCGCAATTGATGACCGTACCAGTTGCCCATTAACAGGCCGACTTCTTTCTCGCCCCGGTATTTTAAGGCGTGTATAAGTTGCTGCACCTTGCCTTTTTTGGTGAAAAATAAGAACGAATAAACGAATTGAATAGGCACTTTGCCCGCGAAAAGAGTCAACTTCGAATTTATAGCTTGTCGATGTTCACCTGTCTCGGGCAAACTTAATCGGCAGTTGGTGCAGACTAGTGGTTCACCAGCCTGCAAGCCATCTTTGCACAGCAGACATAGTTGCGGGAAAAGCAGGTCGAGAAAATGTTGCCATACTCTTCTGATTGGGCTAAGCGTCATGATTATAGGCTTTTTTTGTGTATATTTAATTAGACGAATCTCCCCAGTACAAGTAATTGATACCTAGACAGTAATAGGTGCTATTTTTTAGCCAGATGTCGTAACATTACCGCTGGTAGATTGTCATTATATCAAGCAGTTTTTCGTTAGTAATTAATAGTATGAATGATATTGAAATTGACCAGGAGTGGGAAGATGTGCTGGATTTTTTACAGCAATCGATTGGAAAGCGCCCTGCTGATTTAAATAGTGTTTTGTTTTTGATTGGCGTTCAGGAGCTAGGGCGAGGAGCGATGTTTTTTACCAAAGAACAAAAGCAGGACCTAATGCATATCGCAATTTGCAAAGTATTGAGTCTTTCTGGCTACTATGAGTTAGAAGGAATTGACCAGGATGGCTGGCCCCACTGGAAATTAACCGAGAAGCTTCCTCACGTCGATTTATTAACTCAGGAGAAACTTTTGAAAATTCATGTTGTCAATTATTTCAAAGAGCTAGCGGGCGTCTCATAGCGCTTCGTTTTCTAATCGTGGTTTGATTTGGCAGTTGTTAACCCTATCCCTGTATGCAGACCAATAATTCAATCCAGACGCTTTTATCGCGCGTTGAAGAATACAAGAAAAAATACTACCTGAATCAACTGGCTAAGGGAGCGATTTTCTTTTTGGCGTTTACTCTTTGTATTTACTTATTTACCAATACAGCTGAATATTTTGGTCGCTTCGGTTCTCCCGTGCGTGGGGCGCTGTTTTTTGGTTCATTGGCTATTCTGGCGGCTGGCTTGTATTACTGGATCATCAATCCGCTGATTCACTTATATGGCCTGAAGCGGCAGCTTTCTGATGAAGAAGCGGCCCAGCAGATCGGGCAGTATTTTCCAGAGGTAGGGGATAAGTTACTAAACACGCTCCAACTCAGCGCGATTACTCAACAGCAAACCGATTTGTTGCAGGCTAGCCTAAGCCAACGCTCCAACCAGCTCTTGATTGTACGCTTTGCGGATGCCATTCACATTGAGAAAAACCGGCGTTTTCTCAAATTTGTTGTGATCCCAGCTGCTGTCATTGGCATGATTTTGATGTTTTATCCAACCCTATTGACTAGCTCGTCCAAGCGCATTGTGCAGTATGATGAGGAGTTTGCGGAGGAAGCGCCATTTCAGTTTGCCATTCAGAACAAGACGTTACAGGCATTTCGCAATGAGGATTTCACTTTAGATTTAAAGCTTTCCGGGAATTCTTTACCCGAGAACGTTTATCTTGTTTCCAATAAAACGCGATTTAAACTTAGTGAAACAGGTAAGGGTCAATATGCATACACCTTTGATAATGTGCAGCGAGACGTTCCTTTTTACTTTGAAGCATCTGGTTATAAGTCAGCTGGTTATAAGCTAAATATAATTGAACGCCCCGGACTGCTGTCTTTTGACGTGAGCTTGGTCTATCCTGCTTATTTGAATAAACCATCCGAGCAACTCTCCAACGTAGGGAACCTACTTGTTCCAGAAGGAACGACGGTTACCTGGCGATTTGCTGCTTCTAACACAGATTCTATTCGCATAAAATTCAGCGACGAAGCGAGTAATCGCTTTGCTGATAAGCAGTCTTCTGACGAATTTGAAGTAAGTCGGATGGTAAAGCGCTCTTCGCTTTATTCTGTTTTTCTGAAAAATAAAGTGGCCGGAAATCGGGATAATATCCAGTATAGTGTGAATGTAGTGCCTGATAAGTTCCCTCAAGTTTCGCTCGAGAACTTCCGTGATACGACCTTTTTCAACTATGTCATGCTGGGTGGTACCATTACAGATGACTATGGCTTTTCAAACTTAAAGGTACAGTACAAGGTAATTCGCGCCGGCCAGCCTGCGCCGGAGCGTTTTCAGGCACGGGCCGTTCCGTTCAACAAATCAGCGGCTACCCAGAATTTTTACTACCAGTGGAATCTGGATACCCTCAAGATGCAGCCTGGCGACCGTCTGGAATACTTTGTTCAAGTTTGGGATAACGATGCAGTTAACGGATTTAAGAGCGGACGATCCACTTTTGCGCAGTTTGCCGTCCCTGACAAGGATAAACTAGAGCAGGATGCGAATAAATCTGCAGAGCAAACAGAAAAGCAGATGGATAAAACGCTGGCAAAAACACAGCAATTAAAGCGTGATTTGAATGCGTTAGAAAACCGTCTACAAACGAAAAAGAACCTCGATTTTCAAGATAAAAAGCAAGCAGAAGACCTGATTAAAAAGCGGGAAGAGATTATGCAGGAGCTTAAGCAACTGCAAGAACAGAACCGCATTAATAACGAAAAGCAACAGCGGTTCAATAACCAGAATCCAGAAATGATGCAGAAGTTTGAGCAATTGCAAAAACTGATGAATGAATTAATGGATCCTGAAACGCAAAAGCTTTATGACGAACTGAAGAAAATGCTTGAGCAAAAGCAGGATGATCGCATGATCGATATGCTGGACAAGCTAAAGAACAAAGAGAAGAACCTGGAAAAAGAACTTGAGCGCGCCTTAGAACTTTTCAAGCAATTGCAGCTGGAACAAAAGATGGAAAACGCCATCAAGGATTTGGATCAGCAGGCGGAAAAGCAGGAGAAATTGGCCGAGAAGACTGAGAAACAAACCAAGGGTAACGAAAACAAAAATAACAAAGACGATAAATCAGCTAAGGACAATAAAGAAAACAAAGACAATAAGAACAATCAGGATAATAAAAACAATCAGGACAAAAAGGACGGTCAGGAAGATAAAAGTAATCAGGATAAAAAGGAGAGCAAGACGAATGAAGAGCTGAAAAAGCAGCAGGATGAACTGAAAAAGCAGTTCGAAAAGACGAAAGAAGAACTGAAGAACCTGGAGAAAATGGCTGAAGAGATGAAAGATAATCAGAAGCCTGATACGCATGAAGAGCTCCAGCAGGACATCAGTAACCAGCAGGAGCAAAGCCAGCAGGAGCTCGAAAAAGAGCAGAATGATAAAGCGTCAAAAGCGCAGAAAAAAGCGGCTCAGCAAATGCGTAAGCTAAGTGAACAATTGCAGCAGCAAATGCAATCGTCGGAAGAGGAAGAAATGTCGGAAAACATGGATGACCTCCGCGATATTCTGGAAAACTTACTAACGCTTTCCCACGACCAAGAACGCGTAATGAAGGATTTTAGAGGCGTTTCTTTGCAAGACCCACGCTTTATTAAGCTGGCACAAGAGCAACTCAAACTGCAAGATGATGCAAAAATTATTGAAGACAGTCTTTACGCTTTAGCTAAACGGGTTCTGCAAATTCAATCTTTTGTTACCAGAGAGCTAAATAGCATGAAGTCTTATATGGATGAAAGTGCTAAATACATTAAGGAGCGTCGGTTGAATACTGCAACGAGTAAGCAACAATTTGCCATGACTTCCATCAATAATTTGGCTCTGATGCTCAGTGATGTATTTAAGCAGATGCAACAGCAAATGAGCCAGGCTTCACAGTCAGGCACGGGTAAAGGCAAAAGCAAGAAGAAAGGCTCGGGAAATAAGCCAAGCATGAGCAAAATGCAGCAAGAGATGAATGAACGCATGAAGCAAATGACGCAAGGCGGAAAAGGAGGACGAGGCTTATCCGAGGAGCTTTCGCGCTTGGCCGCTGAGCAGGCCATGATTCGTAAGATGCTAAAGGAAATTCAGGATGCCCAGAAAGGAACCGAGATGGGCAAAAAGATGAATGGTGAACTCCAGGAGTTAATGGAAAAAATGGACGAAACGGAAACTGATCTTGTTAATAAACGAGTGAATCAGAAGACACTAAATCGGCAGCAAGATGTTTTAACCCGTCTCTTGGAATCTGAAAAAGCCATGAAGGAGCAGGAAGAAGACATGCAGCGGAAATCAGAAACGGCCAAACCAGTTTTCCGTAAACCTCCTCCGCAGTTCGAAAATTTAGTTAAAGATCGCCAGCGGCAGGTTGAACTTCTGCGTTCTGTCCCGCCTAGTTTGACGCCGTTTTACAAACGAGAGGTTGATTCATATCTGAAAAAGTTACGGTAACGAAAGGGGCTTACGCCCCTTTTTTTATATGAATCATTTCCTGAAATCGTTTGTTATTCACACACTTCAATCCTTTTTTATGTACTACTTTTGCGTCTGTTTTTGGTAAAAGTTTTACAATCGTGAAAAGTTTCCACGTGGAACGTTTTACAAAAATTAACAAATCGAATCGCGTTTATCATGTTTGAACAATATGATGTAATTGTAGTAGGAGCCGGACATGCTGGTTGCGAAGCGGCTACGGCCGCAGCCAATATGGGGTCATCGGTACTACTGATTACAATGAATATGCAGACCATTGCCCAGATGTCATGTAATCCAGCTATGGGTGGTGTAGCCAAAGGACAAATCGTGCGGGAGATTGATGCTCTTGGTGGGCAGTCCGGAATTATTAGTGATAAATCAATGATTCAGTTCCGGATGCTTAATCGTTCCAAAGGACCAGCTATGTGGAGTCCAAGGTGCCAAAGTGACCGAATGCTATTTGCAGCCGAATGGCGCCAGACTCTGGAACAAACAGCTAATGTGGACATATGGCAGGATAGCGCAACTGAAGTGCTGGTTAAAGAAGGACGAGTACTAGGCGTAAAGACAAGCATGGGCCTTGAAATTCGGTCTAAAGCTGTGGTTTTAACGAATGGTACCTTCCTGAACGGTAGAATTTTCATTGGTGAAAAAATATTTGGAGGTGGGCGTACAGCGGAAAAAGCCGCCACTGGTCTAACGGAGCAACTCATTTCGTTAGGCTTTGAATCAGGTCGCATGAAAACAGGAACGCCGCCGCGCGTCGATGGCCGGAGCCTGAACTATGCTAAGATGGAAGAGCAGTTGGGAGATGAGCAGCCGAGTAAGTTTTCTTACCTGGATACCGCACCCCTTCAAAAACAACGAAGCTGCTGGATCACGTATACGAACGAAGAAGTGCACGAAATTCTACGCACTGGCTTCGAAAAATCGCCCATGTTTACAGGCCGTATCAAAGGCTTAGGCCCGCGCTATTGCCCGTCTGTCGAAGATAAAATCAACCGTTTTGCGGATAAAGATCGCCACCAGATTTTTGTGGAGCCAGAAGGATGGGATACGGTAGAGGTCTATGTCAATGGCTTTTCAACTTCGTTGCCTGAAGACGTTCAATTCAAAGCGCTCAGAAAAATACAGGGCTTTGAAAATGCAAAAATGTTTCGTCCTGGCTATGCAGTTGAATACGACTTTTTCCCCCCCACGCAGCTAAAGTCCACGCTGGAAACTCACCTGGTAGGCGGGTTGTTTTTTGCGGGTCAAATCAACGGAACTACGGGTTACGAAGAAGCAGCCTGCCAAGGCTTAATGGCTGGAATCAATGCGCATAACGTTACGCATGAGTTACCAGAATTTACCTTGAAGCGTTCTGAAGCGTATATTGGCGTTTTGATTGATGACCTTATCACCAAAGGCACTGAAGAACCGTACAGGATGTTTACCTCACGAGCGGAATACCGCACGCTGCTTCGGCAGGACAACGCTGATCTTCGGCTAACAGAAAAGGGCTACGGAATTGGACTGGCAAGCCAGGAACGTTATGATCGAATGGTAGAAAAGAAAGCCCAAATAACATCTATCCTTGGTGAGATAAAGCAGATGCGGGTTTTACCGGAAGAGGTTAATGGCTTGCTTGAATCCTTTGGAAAAGCACCGCTGCGTGAAAAAACATCCGTGTATAATTTGTTGAAACGCCCGGAAATTAGCTTTGATGAATTACCCCTGGTTAGTAAATCCGTAGCTGATTACTTGCAAAATTTCGACAAGGAAGCCGTTGAGGAAGCAATCATTTCGGTGAAGTATGAGAGCTATGTGGAGAAAGAACAGCTAAATGTGGAAAAGATGGAGAAGCTGGAAAACCTGTCCATTCATCCAGAATTTGACTATAATCGACTGGCTGCCCTTTCACACGAAGGGCGGGAAAAACTGAAAAGAATGCGTCCCCAAACAATTGGACAAGCTTCCCGAATCAGTGGAGTTAGCCCTTCCGATATTTCCATTCTGATGGTATACTTAGGCCGATAACATGACCCTTGAACGCGTAACAACTTGCCCGGTTTGTGGCTCAACTAATTTTTCTGATTGGACTGCCTGTCAAGATAACCTGGTTTCTGGAGAAACTTTCACGATTCAGCAGTGTAATGAATGCAAGTTCAAACTGACGAATCCTCGTCCAGACGCAGCTTCCATTGGTCGTTATTACGAATCTGATCAGTACATTTCACACAGTGATACCAAGGAAGGATTACTGAGCCGTCTGTATCATTCCGTGCGCAAGATAACCTTGCAGCAGAAAGTAGATCTTATCAACAGTCTCCAGCCCAACAAAGGCAGACTGCTCGATATCGGTTGTGGTTCGGGCTATTTTGTGGCGGCCAGTCAGAAGGCAGGCTGGGAGATCGCTGGCATGGAGCCGGATACCAACGCACGGGCGCAGGCTACGCAGCGAACAGGAAAAAAAATCGCTTCTTCTATTGATGAATTAGCAGCCGAAAAACCATTTGACGTGATTACTCTTTGGCACGTTTTGGAGCACGTTCATGACTTGCCAACAACGATGAGTTGGCTACGCGACCACAGCAAAAAAGGAAGCAACCTGGTTATCGCAGTTCCAAATTACCTTTCCTGGGATTCAAAACAATACAACCAGCAATGGGCAGCTTATGACGTTCCTCGCCATCTTTATCATTTTGCTCCCGATACCCTGAAGAAGTTACTTTCCAAATATGGCTTTCAGGTAAATGAACAGCGGCCTATGCTCTTCGATGCCTTTTACGTCAACCTCCTTAGTACAAAATACCGGGACGGAAAATCAGCTTATTTTGAAAGTTTTTGGAATGGGATACGTTCTAACTGGGATGCTTATCAAAATGGCGGTAATTATTCGAGCCTGATTTATGTCGCTCAGGTGAAATAATCTATCAATTACTAACGCCCTGGATAGTCATTATTCAGGGCTTTTTTATGTATCGATGAAATCGACTCTCTACGTCCTAAGTATACTCCTTATTTTATTAAACGCCTGTTCGCAAGTTGTTCCACCCATTGGCGGAAAGAAAGACACGCTGGCGCCCGTTCTGTTGAAAAGTACACCTGTCAACAAACAGAAAAATTTTACGGGTCAAACCATTGAACTCTTCTTTAACGAAGAAATCAAGTTGGACAATCCCAATCAAAAAATTCTGATTACGCCCCAACCCGAAGAAACGTTCAAAGCAAAGGCACGTCCCACAAGTCTGCGACTTACTTTTAGTAAGCCTTTTCAAGAAAATACTACCTACACTTTTAACTTCACTGATGCAGTTAAGGACGTAAACGAGAGTAATCCTGCCGTAAATCTGAAGATCGTTTTTAGTACCGGTAACTTAATTGATTCCTTAAGAGTGGGAGGCAAAGTAACCGATTTACAAACAGGGCAGCCCGTGCTGAATACGCTGGTCGGATTGTATACTCCCTCTGATACACTGACCCCCGTCAAAATAAAACCTTACTATTTTACGCGCACAGATACAGCCGGTAACTTTGCCATCGAGAACATCCGCTCGGGCACTTACAAAGTGTATGCCTTCGACGATAAAAATCTTAATCTGTTGTTGAATGCCGGAGTCGAACGTGTCGCTTTTGTTCAGGATACAATTACGGTCAACCAGAACATCGATACGCTAAAGCTGGCTTTGTTTACTTATTATAATACGCCTCCCCGTGTCGTTCGAACTGAGCAGCGTTCCAGTACCTACACCCTGATTTTTGATCGGGGTTTAAAGACCGTCTCAACCCGTTTTGAGAATGTAAAAGATAGCATCCCTTCCTTTTTGCGTACTCCTAGCGAGTTAACCTTTT of Tellurirhabdus bombi contains these proteins:
- a CDS encoding class I SAM-dependent methyltransferase; this encodes MTLERVTTCPVCGSTNFSDWTACQDNLVSGETFTIQQCNECKFKLTNPRPDAASIGRYYESDQYISHSDTKEGLLSRLYHSVRKITLQQKVDLINSLQPNKGRLLDIGCGSGYFVAASQKAGWEIAGMEPDTNARAQATQRTGKKIASSIDELAAEKPFDVITLWHVLEHVHDLPTTMSWLRDHSKKGSNLVIAVPNYLSWDSKQYNQQWAAYDVPRHLYHFAPDTLKKLLSKYGFQVNEQRPMLFDAFYVNLLSTKYRDGKSAYFESFWNGIRSNWDAYQNGGNYSSLIYVAQVK
- a CDS encoding Ig-like domain-containing domain, encoding MKSTLYVLSILLILLNACSQVVPPIGGKKDTLAPVLLKSTPVNKQKNFTGQTIELFFNEEIKLDNPNQKILITPQPEETFKAKARPTSLRLTFSKPFQENTTYTFNFTDAVKDVNESNPAVNLKIVFSTGNLIDSLRVGGKVTDLQTGQPVLNTLVGLYTPSDTLTPVKIKPYYFTRTDTAGNFAIENIRSGTYKVYAFDDKNLNLLLNAGVERVAFVQDTITVNQNIDTLKLALFTYYNTPPRVVRTEQRSSTYTLIFDRGLKTVSTRFENVKDSIPSFLRTPSELTFFNTQTSTDTIRVQIAAADSLNNTVDLKQNIRFRQATRREASTPLEITSRPANNEDVDRDMNISLRFSKPVLAINQDSLRLFSDSANRETLTEENFRWLPDRTELTITKRISARREVRLLLGKGAFMSVLDDSSAAVRYIHPLRNVENYGTLGGKIITKATSFIIELLDENYKVIDQQFNKINYRFTNVKPGKYRLRVIIDTNENGKWDSGSLPENKLPEAIFHHPLIVPVKLNFDVEGIDINAQ